One part of the Tachyglossus aculeatus isolate mTacAcu1 chromosome 26, mTacAcu1.pri, whole genome shotgun sequence genome encodes these proteins:
- the CD79A gene encoding B-cell antigen receptor complex-associated protein alpha chain: protein MARAPLPASRALQVAVIVLTLGPSRCRVQLQMNPVPPSLTVAVDSEATLLCPYNISEPGATVNVTWYRIIQGNFSWPPMRVPKENQGLDGELIFSKVSKQDGGIYQCEVRVANLSQMSCGTYLRVRDLMPRPFLDMNEATKNRLITAEGIILLFCAVVPGTLLLFRKRWQNEKYGVEKRDGYEEENLYEGLNLEDCSMYEDISRGLQGTYQDVGTLRVGDIQLEKP, encoded by the exons gcCGGTGCCGGGTTCAACTACAGATGAACCCCGTCCCCCCGTCGCTGACGGTGGCCGTGGATAGCGAGGCCACCCTACTCTGCCCGTACAATATCTCGGAGCCCGGGGCGACCGTCAACGTAACCTGGTACAGGATCATCCAGGGCAACTTCTCCTGGCCACCCATGCGTGTCCCGAAAGAGAACCAGGGGCTCGACGGggagctcatcttctccaaggTCTCCAAGCAGGACGGTGGCATCTACCAGTGCGAAGTGCGGGTGGCCAATCTCTCCCAGATGTCCTGCGGCACCTACCTACGGGTCAGAG acctgatgcccaggcctttcCTGGACATGAACGAAGCAACCAAAAACCGGCTCATCACCGCCGAGGGCATCATCCTGCTCTTCTGCGCTGTAGTCCCGGGGACGCTGCTGCTCTTCCGG AAGAGATGGCAGAACGAGAAATATGGGGTGGAAAAGAGAGATGGCTACGAGGAGGAGAACCTGTatgag GGCCTGAACTTAGAAGATTGTTCCATGTATGAAGACATCTCCCGTGGGCTGCAAGGCACTTACCAGGACGTGGGCACACTGAGGGTGGGAGACATCCAGCTGGAGAAGCCGTGA